Within Pelomicrobium methylotrophicum, the genomic segment CTCGGCCAGCGGAAGCGACCGCGCGAAAGGAAGATGTCCTTGCTCGTATTCGGCGCGCGGACGGACATCAATCACCGTCACCTCACCCGCCCTCGCCTTGCGCAGCAGCTCTTCCCGATCCTCCGCGTACCACTCCGCGCCCGATTCCGCGAGGCGACGCAGCGCCTCTTGCAACTCGAACAAGCGGTCCTCGGCCAACATCCTCAACGCAACCCAGAAACGGGACACGTCCGGCGTTGCGATCCGGTAAATGACCTGCTTGCCGTTTCGTTCCGTCTCGACAAGGCGTGCAATCCGCAACTCCTTCAGATGAGCGCTGGCCAGCTTGACGCTGATGGCGCACTCCCGGGCAAGCATTTCCACGGGTTTCGGCCCCTGGCACAGCAGCTCCAGCAGTTCCAACCGCTTGGGGCTGGCCACTGCTTTGGCAATCCGGGCCACAAGCTCGAACAGCGTGTCCTTGATTTCACGGTTCGTGGTCATCGGGCAGACGACTTCCTCGGACGTGGGCAGGGGGCAGCCCCCCGCTGCCGATCAAAACGGCTTTATTCTAACATTCTTTAGAATGTTGTCAATCGGCCTGGGCAGGGTTGGTCATGGATTCAAGGTCGGAAACACGCGGGAGTCTGCGACAAGCCCCGCGAGGGCGCGGGATTTCGCGGCGCAGCGACTACTGAGCGCGACGCTGGATCACGGGGACGCGTTGCCTCGGAGC encodes:
- a CDS encoding ArsR/SmtB family transcription factor; protein product: MTTNREIKDTLFELVARIAKAVASPKRLELLELLCQGPKPVEMLARECAISVKLASAHLKELRIARLVETERNGKQVIYRIATPDVSRFWVALRMLAEDRLFELQEALRRLAESGAEWYAEDREELLRKARAGEVTVIDVRPRAEYEQGHLPFARSLPLAELRARVKELPKDKPVVAYCRGPFCLMSEEAVRLLSERGFAVQKLVDGVPEWLAAGLPVEAGQEGLSPHALRRQRLHAP